One Halostella limicola genomic window carries:
- the mmsA gene encoding CoA-acylating methylmalonate-semialdehyde dehydrogenase: MTGRLREGTPVENYVGGEWADVDTDARDLVENPATGDVVGETPLTAPADVDAAVAKADVAFGQWCETPVEDRIQPLFRLKALLEERQDEIAEVIATEHGKTVDEARGELRRGIENVEVACGAPTSMQAGHLEHAAPGIDETAVRKPLGVFAAITPFNFPGMIPLWFLPYAVATGNTFVLKPSERTPCTARAIYDLVDEAGFPDGVVNLVNGGKETANALLENDDVVGVSFVGSTGAARHVYETAAANGKRVQAQGGAKNHIIVSASANLDFAAEQTVSSAFANTGQRCLANPVAVVADAVYEAFASKVVERASSLTVADGRYAGTDMGPLVSGSAKSRVLNYIETGIGEGADLLLDGREADVPDEGYFLGPTVFGDVEPDMVIAREEIFGPVLALIRASDFDDALSTLNKSDFGNAASLFTDSGREAREFRRRAEAGNLGINVGTAAPMAFFHFGGHDDSFFGDLHAQGDDAVRFYTDEAVYIERWPDDDS; the protein is encoded by the coding sequence ATGACCGGACGACTGCGTGAGGGAACGCCGGTCGAGAACTACGTGGGCGGCGAGTGGGCGGACGTCGACACCGACGCGAGAGACCTGGTCGAGAACCCGGCGACCGGCGATGTCGTCGGGGAGACGCCGCTCACGGCCCCGGCCGACGTCGACGCCGCCGTCGCAAAAGCTGACGTGGCGTTCGGCCAGTGGTGCGAGACCCCTGTCGAGGACCGAATTCAGCCGCTGTTTCGGTTGAAAGCGCTGCTCGAAGAACGACAGGACGAGATCGCGGAGGTGATCGCGACGGAACACGGCAAGACCGTTGACGAGGCCCGGGGCGAACTCCGCCGCGGTATCGAGAACGTCGAGGTCGCGTGCGGCGCTCCGACGAGCATGCAGGCGGGCCACCTCGAACACGCCGCACCGGGTATCGACGAGACGGCCGTGCGCAAGCCGCTCGGCGTCTTCGCCGCGATCACGCCGTTCAACTTCCCCGGGATGATCCCGCTGTGGTTCCTGCCATACGCCGTCGCGACGGGCAACACGTTCGTGCTCAAACCCAGCGAGCGAACGCCCTGTACGGCCAGAGCGATCTACGACCTCGTCGACGAGGCGGGGTTCCCGGACGGCGTGGTCAACCTCGTCAACGGCGGCAAGGAGACGGCGAATGCGCTGCTCGAAAACGACGACGTGGTCGGCGTCTCCTTCGTCGGCAGCACCGGCGCGGCGCGGCACGTCTATGAGACGGCCGCGGCCAACGGCAAACGTGTGCAGGCGCAGGGCGGCGCGAAGAACCACATCATCGTGTCGGCGTCGGCGAACCTGGACTTTGCCGCCGAGCAGACCGTCTCGTCGGCGTTCGCTAACACCGGACAGCGCTGCCTCGCCAACCCGGTCGCCGTCGTCGCCGACGCCGTCTACGAGGCGTTCGCGTCCAAGGTCGTCGAGCGCGCGTCGTCGCTGACGGTCGCCGACGGACGGTACGCCGGGACGGACATGGGCCCGCTCGTCTCAGGGTCGGCGAAGAGCCGCGTGCTGAACTACATCGAGACGGGTATCGGCGAGGGCGCCGACCTCCTCCTCGACGGCCGCGAGGCAGACGTGCCCGACGAGGGGTACTTCCTCGGACCGACCGTCTTCGGCGACGTCGAGCCGGACATGGTGATCGCCCGCGAGGAGATATTCGGGCCGGTCCTCGCGCTGATCCGCGCGAGCGACTTCGACGACGCCCTGTCGACGCTCAACAAGAGCGACTTCGGCAACGCCGCGAGCCTGTTCACCGACAGCGGCCGGGAAGCGAGGGAGTTCCGACGGCGGGCGGAGGCCGGGAACCTCGGTATCAACGTCGGCACTGCCGCGCCGATGGCGTTCTTCCACTTCGGCGGTCACGACGATTCCTTCTTCGGCGACCTGCATGCGCAGGGCGATGACGCGGTCCGGTTCTACACCGACGAAGCGGTGTACATCGAGCGCTGGCCCGACGACGATAGCTGA
- a CDS encoding saccharopine dehydrogenase family protein, producing MKVTALGGCGAMGRATSWELATNDAVDDLLIADADIDAAEGFADDLPGDVATAKVDVTDHDSLVDLIEDSDVVANALPYAFNVDVMEACLDAHCHYLDLGGLYHKTQDQLEYDDAFDEAGLTAVLGIGASPGLTNVAAARGAQRLDEVEAIHIRTGAKGGGEGFAYSAKTILDELTMEPIVYEDGEFRTLEPLSGRETYEMPAPVGEVEGFHSIHSEIATMPHTFDGVDTVDFRVAFSPDLVNICDVLIGLNLTSEETVEFEGVETSPREFLDWHLDRQPKPGPVEEWKSFRVDVTGRSGGEEAHYRYSVVVESRLDDWGLKATAVWTGVPMGIAAALVGQGDALDTGAKPPEEVIDPAQFIDELAERDIVIEEEQLAASAAEP from the coding sequence ATGAAGGTAACAGCACTCGGTGGCTGCGGCGCGATGGGCCGGGCCACCTCGTGGGAACTCGCGACGAACGACGCGGTCGACGACCTCCTCATCGCGGACGCCGATATCGACGCCGCGGAGGGGTTCGCGGACGATCTCCCCGGCGACGTTGCGACCGCAAAGGTCGACGTCACCGACCACGATTCGCTCGTCGACCTGATCGAGGACAGCGACGTCGTCGCCAACGCGCTCCCGTACGCGTTCAACGTCGACGTGATGGAGGCCTGCCTCGACGCGCACTGTCACTACCTCGATCTGGGCGGACTGTACCACAAGACCCAGGACCAGCTCGAGTACGACGACGCGTTCGACGAGGCGGGGCTCACGGCGGTCCTCGGCATCGGTGCTAGTCCGGGACTCACCAACGTCGCCGCGGCGAGAGGCGCACAGCGGCTCGACGAGGTCGAGGCGATCCACATTCGCACCGGTGCAAAAGGCGGCGGCGAGGGGTTCGCTTACTCCGCGAAGACCATCCTCGACGAGCTGACGATGGAACCGATCGTCTACGAGGACGGCGAGTTCCGGACGCTCGAACCGCTGTCGGGACGGGAGACGTATGAGATGCCGGCTCCCGTAGGCGAAGTCGAAGGGTTCCACAGCATCCACTCGGAGATCGCGACGATGCCGCACACGTTCGACGGCGTCGACACCGTTGACTTCCGCGTCGCGTTCTCCCCGGACCTGGTGAATATCTGCGACGTGCTCATCGGCCTGAACCTCACCAGCGAGGAGACGGTCGAGTTCGAGGGCGTCGAGACGTCCCCGCGGGAGTTTCTCGACTGGCACCTCGACCGGCAGCCCAAGCCCGGTCCGGTCGAGGAGTGGAAATCGTTCCGCGTGGACGTGACCGGTCGATCCGGCGGCGAAGAAGCACACTACCGGTACTCCGTCGTCGTCGAATCGCGCCTAGACGACTGGGGTCTGAAGGCGACTGCCGTCTGGACCGGCGTGCCGATGGGCATCGCGGCCGCCCTCGTCGGTCAGGGCGACGCCCTAGACACGGGAGCGAAACCGCCCGAGGAGGTCATCGACCCCGCGCAGTTCATCGACGAACTGGCCGAGCGCGACATCGTCATCGAGGAGGAGCAACTGGCAGCGTCCGCGGCCGAGCCATGA
- a CDS encoding aldehyde dehydrogenase family protein, whose protein sequence is MRQLYIDGEWVDASGSDGVDVVSPVDGEVIDTVPAASDRDVREAVKAARDAQRELEEMTAYERAAVLDEVTEYFEANEDEIAELITREEGKPLHESYEETEYVIESSDDYAHDAIRLFGDVVPSEHRGRFAYTQRESYGPCAVISPWNFPLEVPGGSIYSAIATANPVVFKPAEETPLTAYHIAKAFEQSSLPDGAFNLITGAGETGQALVEHRDIRLIAFTGSTEVGQQIAKTAAERNAQCLLEMGGKDPIIVLDDADVDHAAESIVVGSNWNAGQVCCGTERVIATEGVHDALVDAVVEKTEDLVVGDPFEDGVDVGPMVSERIQRKAADHVSQATDAGAELLTGGESDGLYYEPAVLDRVGPDQPIAQEETFGPVTPIITASNFDEAIEIANDSRYGLQAAIFTDSLERAHDAANRIKAGGVFVNETNNYWERLLPFGGYGESGSGGRYGSKWHLESMTQTKAVMMNYRDY, encoded by the coding sequence ATGAGACAGCTATACATCGACGGCGAGTGGGTCGACGCCAGCGGGAGCGACGGAGTCGACGTGGTATCGCCGGTCGACGGAGAGGTTATCGACACGGTCCCCGCGGCGAGCGACCGAGACGTCCGTGAGGCCGTCAAGGCCGCTCGCGACGCGCAGCGGGAACTGGAGGAGATGACCGCCTACGAGCGCGCCGCGGTACTGGACGAGGTAACGGAGTACTTCGAGGCGAACGAGGACGAGATCGCGGAACTGATCACGCGCGAGGAGGGCAAACCGCTCCACGAGTCGTACGAGGAGACGGAGTACGTGATCGAGTCGAGCGACGACTACGCCCACGATGCGATCCGACTGTTCGGCGACGTCGTCCCGTCGGAACACCGCGGGCGGTTCGCCTATACGCAGCGGGAATCGTACGGTCCCTGCGCGGTCATCTCCCCGTGGAACTTCCCGTTGGAGGTGCCGGGCGGATCGATCTACTCGGCCATCGCGACGGCCAACCCCGTCGTCTTCAAGCCCGCCGAGGAAACGCCGCTGACCGCGTATCACATCGCGAAGGCGTTCGAGCAGTCCAGCCTCCCGGACGGCGCGTTCAACCTGATCACGGGCGCGGGCGAGACGGGGCAGGCGCTTGTCGAACACCGGGACATCCGCCTCATCGCGTTCACCGGAAGCACCGAGGTCGGCCAGCAGATCGCCAAGACGGCCGCCGAGCGCAACGCCCAGTGTCTCCTTGAGATGGGCGGCAAGGACCCGATCATCGTGCTCGACGACGCCGACGTCGACCACGCCGCCGAGAGCATCGTCGTCGGGTCGAACTGGAACGCGGGGCAGGTCTGTTGCGGCACCGAACGCGTCATCGCCACCGAGGGCGTCCACGACGCGCTGGTCGACGCGGTGGTCGAGAAGACCGAAGACCTCGTGGTCGGCGACCCGTTCGAGGACGGCGTGGACGTCGGGCCGATGGTCTCGGAGCGCATTCAGCGGAAGGCCGCGGACCACGTCTCGCAGGCGACCGACGCCGGTGCAGAACTGCTCACCGGCGGCGAATCGGACGGTCTCTACTACGAGCCCGCGGTCCTCGACCGCGTCGGTCCGGACCAGCCGATCGCGCAGGAAGAGACGTTCGGCCCGGTGACGCCGATCATCACAGCGAGTAACTTCGACGAGGCGATCGAGATCGCCAACGACTCCCGGTACGGGCTGCAGGCGGCGATCTTCACGGACTCGCTCGAACGCGCCCACGACGCCGCCAATCGGATCAAGGCCGGCGGCGTGTTCGTCAACGAGACGAACAACTACTGGGAACGCCTGCTCCCGTTCGGCGGTTACGGCGAGAGCGGCTCCGGCGGTCGGTACGGCAGCAAGTGGCACCTCGAATCGATGACGCAGACGAAAGCGGTCATGATGAACTACAGGGACTACTGA
- a CDS encoding aldehyde dehydrogenase family protein: MDYYTDTISANHASAIEQATDGVDFGNWIDGDHRSSGDGDTFPVADPAVEEPITEVPRSGADDVDDAVSAARDAAESEWGETTAAERATALREWIDALRDHAEELALLESLEVGKPLAFAKADVENGLDFFEYYADVSRAQQGDQVPVGGDGHAYVRQEPYGVAGQILPWNYPVLLMGWKVGAALAAGNASVCKPAEEAPLAVVRAAQLSEGILPDGVLNVVTGFGEEAGAPLSEHDGVDKLSFTGSVPVGRQVMEAAADTITPVTLELGGKNPFVVFPDADVEAAAESAAVGGFYNGGQSCDSASRVIVHEAVKAEFLDHYLDAVEGYAPSDPLTEDAAMGPLCFADQYEKVREYVEIGKEEGATVLTGGDRAEGIADGWFHEPTVFDDVTPDMRIAQEEIFGPVQMVMTFETYEEAIELANDVPYGLASGVATTDASIAHRAAADIEAGSVWVNQYFGTVPGTPFGGFKQSGIGRECAKSTLEEYTRTKAVNVALDEPDL, encoded by the coding sequence ATGGATTACTACACCGACACTATCAGTGCGAACCACGCATCGGCTATCGAACAGGCGACCGACGGCGTCGATTTCGGGAACTGGATCGACGGTGATCACCGCTCGTCCGGTGACGGGGACACCTTCCCAGTGGCCGACCCAGCCGTCGAGGAACCGATCACGGAGGTGCCGCGGTCGGGCGCAGACGACGTCGACGACGCAGTCTCGGCCGCCCGCGACGCCGCCGAGAGCGAGTGGGGCGAGACGACCGCGGCGGAGCGCGCGACCGCGCTCCGCGAGTGGATCGACGCGCTGCGGGACCACGCGGAGGAACTGGCGCTGCTGGAGTCGCTCGAAGTGGGGAAGCCGCTCGCGTTCGCGAAGGCGGACGTCGAGAACGGCCTCGACTTCTTCGAGTACTACGCGGACGTCTCCCGCGCGCAGCAGGGTGATCAGGTCCCGGTCGGCGGCGACGGCCACGCCTACGTCCGGCAGGAGCCGTACGGCGTCGCCGGGCAGATCCTCCCCTGGAACTACCCCGTTCTGCTCATGGGGTGGAAAGTGGGCGCGGCGCTCGCGGCCGGCAACGCCTCCGTCTGCAAGCCCGCGGAGGAGGCGCCGCTCGCCGTCGTCCGCGCCGCCCAGCTATCGGAGGGGATCCTGCCCGACGGCGTTCTCAACGTCGTCACTGGGTTCGGCGAGGAAGCCGGCGCGCCGCTGTCCGAACACGACGGCGTCGACAAGCTCTCGTTCACGGGGTCGGTGCCGGTCGGCCGGCAGGTGATGGAGGCCGCAGCGGACACTATCACGCCCGTCACGCTGGAACTCGGGGGAAAGAACCCGTTCGTCGTGTTCCCCGACGCGGACGTCGAAGCCGCCGCCGAGTCCGCCGCGGTCGGCGGGTTCTACAACGGCGGGCAGTCCTGCGACTCGGCCTCCCGCGTCATCGTCCACGAGGCCGTGAAGGCGGAGTTCCTCGACCACTACCTCGACGCCGTCGAGGGGTACGCGCCCTCGGATCCGCTCACCGAGGACGCCGCCATGGGACCGCTCTGTTTCGCCGACCAGTACGAGAAAGTCAGGGAGTACGTCGAGATCGGAAAGGAGGAGGGCGCGACGGTCCTCACCGGCGGCGACCGCGCCGAGGGCATCGCCGACGGCTGGTTCCACGAGCCGACGGTCTTCGACGACGTGACGCCCGATATGCGGATCGCGCAGGAGGAGATCTTCGGCCCGGTCCAGATGGTCATGACGTTCGAGACCTACGAGGAGGCGATCGAACTGGCCAACGACGTGCCCTACGGCCTCGCGTCGGGTGTCGCGACCACCGACGCGTCGATCGCCCACCGCGCCGCGGCCGACATCGAGGCCGGAAGCGTCTGGGTCAACCAGTACTTCGGAACGGTCCCGGGAACGCCGTTCGGAGGGTTCAAGCAGTCGGGCATCGGTCGGGAGTGCGCGAAGTCGACGCTGGAGGAGTACACGCGGACGAAAGCGGTCAACGTCGCACTGGACGAACCTGACCTCTAG
- a CDS encoding ABC transporter ATP-binding protein, with the protein MTNYDVRLENVTKEFDGVVAVDDVSLAVEEGTFLTLLGPSGCGKTTLLRCIDGFETPTSGDVFIREERVNDVPPFERDTSMVFQSYALFPHMTVGENVAFGLQMKGIPDDEATATDGGTTAAESGGLGDSLRRLVSRPTSEAIGARVSEALELVELPGFEDRDVTELSGGQQQRVALARALVTEPTVLLLDEPLGALDLKLRKNMQVELKNLQEDLGITFVYVTHDQEEALTMSDKIAVMNDGQIEQLGTATEIYEQPATEFVADFIGETNLVHGSYAETDGGASVERDGLAFAVPPEEEATGDVAFAVRPEKIRIGDEAEGLDNSFEAEVVDEIYKGNRGKFVVTLSNGLEMTVDMQIKDQGEYLSTGRTVTIGWSADNAVVLTE; encoded by the coding sequence ATGACGAACTACGACGTCCGCCTCGAGAACGTGACGAAGGAGTTCGACGGCGTCGTCGCCGTCGACGACGTGAGCCTCGCCGTCGAGGAGGGGACGTTCCTCACGCTGCTCGGTCCGAGCGGTTGCGGGAAGACGACGCTCCTGCGCTGCATCGACGGCTTCGAGACGCCCACGAGCGGCGACGTCTTCATTCGGGAGGAACGGGTCAACGACGTGCCGCCGTTCGAGCGCGACACCAGCATGGTGTTCCAGTCGTACGCGCTCTTTCCGCACATGACTGTAGGCGAGAACGTCGCCTTCGGGCTCCAGATGAAAGGGATCCCGGACGACGAAGCGACCGCCACCGACGGCGGAACGACCGCCGCGGAGAGCGGCGGCCTCGGCGATTCGCTCCGGCGACTCGTTTCTCGACCGACGTCCGAGGCGATCGGAGCGCGCGTGTCCGAGGCGCTCGAACTGGTCGAACTCCCCGGGTTCGAGGACCGCGATGTCACCGAGCTATCCGGCGGACAGCAGCAGCGCGTCGCGCTCGCGCGGGCGTTGGTGACCGAACCCACCGTCCTCCTGCTCGACGAGCCGCTCGGTGCACTCGACCTGAAGCTCCGGAAGAACATGCAGGTCGAGCTAAAGAACCTCCAGGAAGACCTGGGGATCACCTTCGTCTACGTCACGCACGACCAGGAAGAGGCGCTGACGATGAGCGACAAGATCGCCGTGATGAACGACGGGCAGATCGAACAGCTCGGCACCGCGACCGAGATCTACGAACAGCCCGCGACCGAGTTCGTCGCGGACTTCATCGGCGAGACCAACCTCGTCCACGGGTCCTACGCCGAGACCGACGGGGGGGCGAGCGTCGAGCGTGACGGACTCGCGTTCGCCGTCCCGCCCGAGGAGGAGGCGACGGGCGACGTCGCCTTCGCCGTCCGCCCGGAGAAGATCCGCATCGGAGACGAGGCCGAAGGACTGGACAACAGCTTCGAGGCAGAGGTCGTCGACGAGATCTACAAGGGCAATCGCGGGAAGTTCGTCGTCACCCTGTCGAACGGCCTGGAGATGACCGTCGACATGCAGATCAAAGACCAGGGCGAGTACCTCTCGACGGGACGGACCGTTACGATCGGCTGGAGCGCCGACAACGCGGTCGTCCTGACGGAGTAA
- a CDS encoding polyamine ABC transporter substrate-binding protein: protein MDKVTSTDRRTFLKATGAALGAAAFAGCSSSGDGSSNTLKIYQWGDYWPDGFVQGFEDETDISVNVSNYASNEEMFNTLQAGGTDQYDLIFPSDYMINILVEQEMIQPLDMDAIPNYENLADRFSNPPYDGDSETYAAPYQWGTSGIAYNENMTGWEVDISSWEVLWNEDFAGQITMLDDVRETMGAALKYLGHSLNTTDEGEIEVAKELLIEQKDLLKTYDSSTFKTNLINEEASPVHGWSGDVFGAYWETYDDEEGTSPIHYGVPEEGGVVWVDNGAVTADAQNPDAAHEFINYFLEAENAAEVTNWTYYGSPNEAAEEHINEEILNNESIYPSDETMSELEFIQNVGEATQLYNDAWDEIKSA from the coding sequence ATGGACAAGGTGACCTCGACTGACAGACGAACGTTTCTCAAGGCGACCGGTGCGGCGCTCGGCGCGGCCGCGTTCGCCGGTTGTTCCAGTAGCGGCGACGGTTCCTCGAACACGCTGAAGATCTACCAGTGGGGCGACTACTGGCCCGACGGGTTCGTCCAGGGGTTCGAAGACGAGACCGACATCTCGGTAAACGTCTCGAACTACGCGTCGAACGAGGAGATGTTCAACACGCTCCAGGCCGGTGGAACCGACCAGTACGACCTGATCTTCCCCAGCGACTACATGATCAACATCCTGGTCGAACAGGAGATGATCCAGCCGCTGGACATGGACGCTATCCCCAACTACGAGAACCTCGCTGACCGGTTCTCGAACCCGCCGTACGACGGCGACAGCGAGACGTACGCCGCCCCGTATCAGTGGGGGACGTCCGGCATCGCATACAACGAGAACATGACCGGCTGGGAGGTCGACATCAGCTCGTGGGAGGTCCTCTGGAACGAGGACTTCGCCGGGCAGATCACGATGCTCGACGACGTCCGCGAGACGATGGGCGCCGCACTGAAGTACCTCGGCCACTCCCTGAACACGACGGACGAGGGGGAGATAGAGGTGGCCAAAGAGCTGCTCATCGAGCAGAAGGACCTCCTGAAGACGTACGACTCCTCGACGTTCAAGACGAACCTCATCAACGAGGAGGCGAGTCCTGTCCACGGCTGGTCCGGCGACGTGTTCGGCGCGTACTGGGAGACGTACGACGACGAGGAGGGCACCAGTCCAATCCACTACGGCGTCCCCGAGGAGGGCGGCGTCGTCTGGGTGGACAACGGGGCGGTCACCGCGGACGCCCAGAATCCCGACGCCGCACACGAGTTCATCAACTACTTCCTCGAGGCAGAAAACGCTGCGGAGGTGACGAACTGGACGTATTACGGCAGCCCGAACGAAGCCGCCGAGGAACACATCAACGAGGAGATCCTGAACAACGAGAGCATCTATCCGAGCGACGAGACGATGAGCGAACTCGAGTTCATCCAGAACGTCGGCGAGGCGACGCAGCTCTACAACGACGCCTGGGACGAGATAAAGAGCGCCTAA
- a CDS encoding ABC transporter permease codes for MSTVKRLRSRLFARGGAAIAVEALLVYLFLYLPIVVLIGLSFNDSRYALVWNGFTTKWYRALFAGETVARVNPDAVFATLANSVHIAVVTVVLSTVFGTMLAFAIDRYEFPGKGVLTSVVYMPIIIPSVVMGVSLLVFFNMVGMQTGINTAIIGHTAFDISFVAVVVAARLQSFDDSLEEAAKDLGANEIETFRYVTLPLIKPGVLAGALLAFAMSFDDYVISVFVTGSTDTLPIFFFSMVRQGVTPGVNVVATVIIVVTLVVVGLAQWLQGPTW; via the coding sequence ATGAGTACCGTCAAGCGGCTTCGTTCCCGCCTGTTCGCGCGCGGCGGGGCCGCCATCGCGGTAGAGGCGCTGCTCGTGTATCTGTTCCTCTACCTCCCCATCGTCGTCCTGATCGGGCTCTCGTTCAACGACTCGCGGTACGCGCTCGTGTGGAACGGGTTCACGACGAAGTGGTACCGAGCGCTGTTCGCCGGCGAGACCGTCGCGAGGGTGAATCCCGACGCCGTCTTCGCCACGCTCGCGAACTCCGTTCACATCGCCGTCGTTACGGTGGTCCTGAGCACCGTCTTCGGAACGATGCTCGCGTTCGCGATTGACCGTTACGAGTTCCCGGGCAAGGGGGTGCTGACGAGCGTCGTCTACATGCCCATCATCATCCCGAGCGTCGTGATGGGCGTCTCCCTGCTCGTGTTCTTCAACATGGTCGGGATGCAGACGGGGATCAACACGGCGATAATCGGTCACACCGCGTTCGACATCAGCTTCGTCGCCGTGGTCGTCGCGGCGCGCCTCCAGAGCTTCGACGACTCGCTGGAAGAGGCGGCGAAAGACCTCGGTGCCAACGAGATCGAGACCTTCCGATACGTCACGCTGCCGCTGATCAAACCGGGCGTCCTCGCGGGGGCCCTGCTGGCGTTCGCGATGAGCTTCGACGACTACGTCATCTCCGTGTTTGTCACCGGCAGTACTGACACCCTGCCGATCTTCTTCTTCTCGATGGTACGCCAAGGCGTTACTCCCGGCGTCAACGTGGTCGCGACGGTGATCATCGTCGTCACCCTCGTGGTTGTCGGCCTAGCGCAGTGGCTCCAAGGGCCCACTTGGTGA
- a CDS encoding ABC transporter permease, whose amino-acid sequence MASEHKTGDGVVSRRASLFRRLREHRWTGLLVNVAPSGFWLVAFFLAPLAVTFYYSLGRSGAFGVMHLGLSDLGLQQYAKLLVPEGASGIEAVWISLAWMLEGLIPLDIELTTAQPTAFMRLTVKSVLIGAVATLVSFLVGYPTAYYIGRIAPERYRNLLLVLVILPFWASFLVRIYAIQLILTADNLLTDLMHLIAQALAWLPLFTYNGNLMNSRFAVMLGLVYIWIPFMILPVYASIEEIDFTLQEAAMDLGADRWQAFRKVVFPLSKPGVMAGTILVFIPSAGAYVIPALLGGPDSQMVGNFIADRFNKGDWPLGSAASFVLMAVMLLAIAAYQRYSEGGELA is encoded by the coding sequence ATGGCAAGCGAACACAAAACAGGGGATGGCGTCGTTTCTCGGCGGGCCAGCCTGTTTCGCCGGCTCCGCGAACACCGGTGGACGGGGCTGCTCGTCAACGTCGCGCCGAGCGGCTTCTGGCTGGTGGCGTTTTTCCTGGCCCCGCTCGCGGTGACGTTCTACTACAGTCTCGGTCGCAGCGGCGCGTTCGGAGTGATGCATCTCGGTCTTTCGGACCTCGGACTCCAGCAGTACGCGAAACTGCTCGTCCCCGAGGGTGCTTCCGGGATCGAAGCGGTGTGGATCTCCCTCGCGTGGATGCTAGAGGGGCTGATACCGCTGGATATCGAATTGACGACGGCACAACCGACCGCATTCATGCGGCTGACCGTCAAGAGCGTCCTCATCGGAGCCGTCGCGACGCTCGTCTCGTTTCTCGTCGGCTACCCCACGGCCTACTACATCGGACGGATCGCCCCGGAGCGCTACCGAAACCTGCTGCTCGTGCTGGTCATCCTACCGTTCTGGGCGTCGTTTCTCGTCCGGATCTACGCGATCCAGCTCATCCTCACCGCGGACAACCTGCTGACCGACCTAATGCACCTGATCGCGCAGGCGCTCGCGTGGTTACCGCTGTTCACCTACAACGGGAACCTGATGAACTCCCGCTTCGCGGTGATGCTCGGGCTCGTCTACATCTGGATCCCTTTCATGATCCTCCCGGTGTACGCGAGCATCGAGGAGATCGACTTCACGCTCCAGGAAGCGGCGATGGATCTCGGCGCCGACCGATGGCAGGCGTTCCGGAAGGTCGTGTTCCCACTGTCGAAACCGGGCGTGATGGCCGGCACCATCCTTGTTTTCATCCCCAGCGCCGGCGCGTACGTGATCCCGGCGCTGCTGGGCGGCCCCGACAGCCAGATGGTTGGCAACTTCATCGCCGACCGGTTCAACAAGGGCGACTGGCCGCTCGGGTCGGCCGCCTCGTTCGTGCTGATGGCCGTGATGCTACTGGCGATCGCCGCGTATCAGCGCTACTCCGAGGGGGGTGAGCTGGCATGA
- a CDS encoding Lrp/AsnC family transcriptional regulator, which produces MELDEVDRKILKILQADGRTALSEIARRLDMGSATIHERVNALEAEGYIREYRAVLDPELLDVDQVAFIRVTTTAGRFSEVAERLAEEDYIQEIHEITGDSDLLLKVRVSEQSEITDLLSTIGTYEGVEETSTDIALRSVMEKHTLTLE; this is translated from the coding sequence ATGGAACTCGACGAGGTGGATCGGAAGATTCTGAAGATCCTGCAGGCCGACGGGCGGACGGCACTGTCAGAGATCGCGCGTCGTCTCGACATGGGCAGCGCGACGATCCACGAACGAGTCAACGCCCTCGAGGCGGAGGGGTACATCAGAGAGTACCGCGCGGTCTTGGATCCAGAACTTCTGGACGTCGATCAGGTCGCGTTCATCCGCGTAACGACCACTGCGGGCCGGTTCTCGGAGGTGGCCGAACGGCTCGCGGAGGAGGACTACATCCAGGAGATCCACGAGATCACTGGTGACTCGGACCTGCTGTTGAAGGTCCGCGTCAGTGAGCAATCGGAAATCACGGACCTCCTCTCGACTATCGGCACGTACGAGGGCGTTGAGGAGACGTCGACCGACATCGCGCTCCGGAGCGTCATGGAGAAACACACGTTGACCCTCGAATGA